A region of Dermochelys coriacea isolate rDerCor1 chromosome 1, rDerCor1.pri.v4, whole genome shotgun sequence DNA encodes the following proteins:
- the LOC119858321 gene encoding stromelysin-1-like has translation MKNLPFLLLLCATSCAFPIHPKRKAEEDTKLVQKYLENYYSLKTDGKPVLRWKSDSPMVNKIKEMQEFIGLEVTGKFDSNTLEVMQKPRCGVPDIADFSTFAGQPKWGKRKLTYRILNYTPDMAQVDVDAAIKKAFTVWSKVIPLTFNRVDRGDADILISFAARVHNDFNPFDGPGGTVAHAYAPGNGLGGDAHFDEDEDWTKGSQGSNLFFVAAHEFGHSLGLFHSRHPDSLMYPVYRYFDSKTFRLHQDDINGIQYLYGPSSNPPEDPTESMVSIEPMEPTEPLPPNTCGSKLTFDAVTTFRGEIMFFKDKYFWRKHPTSREVDFNLISSFWSPLPSGLDAAYEITDKDETLIFKGNEFWIVKGDTILSGYPKKIRDLGFSKGVKKIDAALYNANKGETYYFVSNKYWSYDERRQSMDKKPKLIKDEFPGINGKIDAVFQYKRYIYFFQGRRQFQFDPNIKRVVSVMKSNSWFNC, from the exons ATGAAGAACCTTCCATTTCTGCTGTTACTATGTGCAACATCTTGTGCTTTTCCTAtacatccaaaaagaaaagcagaagaagATACAAAGCTTGTTCAG AAGTACCTGGAAAATTACTACAGCCTTAAGACAGATGGGAAGCCTGTTTTACGATGGAAAAGTGACAGTCCTATGGTCAACAAAATCAAAGAAATGCAGGAATTCATCGGATTGGAAGTGACTGGGAAATTTGATTCTAACACTTTGGAGGTGATGCAGAAACCCCGGTGTGGAGTCCCTGATATTGCTGATTTCTCCACCTTTGCAGGACAACCAAAATGGGGGAAAagaaaactaacatacag GATTTTGAACTATACACCAGACATGGCTCAAGTTGATGTAGATGCAGCCATCAAGAAAGCTTTTACAGTCTGGAGCAAAGTGATCCCATTGACATTTAACCGGGTTGACAGAGGTGATGCAGATATATTGATCTCCTTTGCAGCCAgag TTCACAATGATTTCAATCCCTTTGATGGTCCTGGTGGGACTGTTGCTCATGCCTATGCACCTGGCAATGGTCTTGGTGGAGATGCTCACTTTGATGAGGATGAAGACTGGACCAAAGGCTCACAGG GTTCCAACTTGTTTTTCGTGGCTGCGCATGAGTTTGGCCATTCTCTGGGACTCTTCCATTCTAGACACCCTGATTCACTGATGTACCCAGTTTACAGATACTTTGATTCCAAGACTTTCCGTCTTCATCAGGATGATATTAATGGCATTCAATACCTCTATG GACCTTCATCTAACCCCCCTGAAGATCCAACAGAATCTATGGTCTCCATAGAACCCATGGAGCCAACAGAACCTCTACCACCAAACACCTGTGGCTCTAAACTGACTTTCGATGCCGTCACCACTTTCCGAGGAGAAATAATGTTCTTTAAAGACAA GTACTTCTGGCGGAAACACCCTACAAGCAGAGAAGTTGACTTTAATTTAATATCTTCATTCTGGTCACCTCTGCCATCTGGCTTGGATGCTGCCTATGAAATTACGGACAAAGATGAGACCCTTATTTTTAAAG GAAATGAATTCTGGATTGTCAAAGGAGATACTATACTGTCTGGATACCCAAAGAAAATCCGTGACTTGGGCTTCTCAAAGGGTGTGAAGAAAATTGATGCAGCTCTTTATAATGCAAATAAAGGGGAAACATACTACTTTGTGTCTAACAAGTATTGGAG TTATGATGAAAGAAGACAGTCCATGGACAAGAAGCCAAAGCTGATAAAAGATGAATTTCCAGGAATTAATGGGAAGATTGATGCTGTTTTCCAGTATAAAA